From Agelaius phoeniceus isolate bAgePho1 chromosome 38, bAgePho1.hap1, whole genome shotgun sequence, the proteins below share one genomic window:
- the CDK16 gene encoding LOW QUALITY PROTEIN: cyclin-dependent kinase 16 (The sequence of the model RefSeq protein was modified relative to this genomic sequence to represent the inferred CDS: substituted 1 base at 1 genomic stop codon) has product MDRMKKIKRQLSMTLRGGRAPDKALGDPRDGAGSDSEPGGDEARMGSDGESDPPSGTSSEEVASPVRLRQHPRHGACEDVTKRLSLPADTRLPEGGLGLPGPLSRRLRRVSLSEIGFGKLETYVKLDKLERXGTCGTYATVYKGRSKLTENLVALKEIRLEHEEGAPCTAIREVSLLRDLKHANVVTLHDIVHTPQCLTLVFEYLDRDLKQYLDDCGNVISMHNVRVRAVLFQLLRGLAFCHRHKVLHRDLKTPEPPAQPPGDLKLADFGLARAKSIPTKTFSSEVVTLWYRPPDILLGSTEYSTQIDMWGVGCIFSEMVTGRPLFPGATVEEQLHFIFRLLGTPTEETWPGIGANAEFRAHKYPQYPPEGLRQHAPRLDQDGADLLGQLLQFEGRRRLPAAEAMGHPFFSCLGPRVSNLPDTTSIFALKEIQLQKEPGLRTGPLPPTGSSAFRVLDTEF; this is encoded by the exons ATGGACCGGATGAAGAAGATCAAGCGCCAGCTCTCCATGACGCTGCGGGGCGGCCGCGCCCCCGACAAGGCCCTGGGGGACCCCCGCGATGGCGCCGGCAGCGACAGCG agccGGGGGGGGACGAGGCCCGGATGGGGTCGGACGGGGAGAGCGACCCCCCCTCGGGGACATCCTCGGAGGAGGTGGCGTCACCCGTGAGGCTGCGGCAGCACCCGCGGCACGGAGCCTGcgag gatgtCACCAAGCGCCTGTCCCTGCCCGCTGACACCCGCCTGCCCGAgggggggctggggctgccggGGCCCCTGAGCCGCCGCCTGCGCCGCGTCTCCCTG TCTGAAATCGGCTTCGGGAAGTTGGAGACCTACGTGAAACTGGACAAACTGGAGAGGTGAGggacctgt ggtacCTATGCCACGGTGTACAAGGGCCGCAGCAAACTGACCGAGAACCTGGTGGCGCTGAAGGAAATCCGGCTGGAGCACGAGGAGGGGGCGCCCTGCACGGCCATCCGCGAGg TGTCCCTGCTGCGGGATCTCAAGCACGCCAACGTGGTGACGCTGCACGACATCGTGCACACGCCGCAGTGCCTGACGCTGGTCTTCGAGTACCTG GACCGGGACCTGAAGCAATACCTGGACGATTGTGGGAACGTCATCAGCATGCACAACGTCAGggtgaggg CTGTTCTGTTCCAGCTCCTGCGGGGTCTCGCCTTCTGTCACCGTCACAAGGTTCTGCACCGCGACCTCAAAACCCCAGAACCTCCTGCTCAGCCGCCGGGGGACCTCAAGCTGGCAGATTTCG GCCTGGCCCGTGCCAAGTCCATCCCCACCAAGACGTTCTCGAGCGAGGTGGTGACGCTGTGGTACCGCCCGCCCGACATCCTGCTGGGATCCACGGAGTACAGCACCCAGATCGACATGtg GGGGGTCGGCTGCATCTTCTCGGAGATGGTGACGGGGCGGCCGCTGTTCCCCGGGGCCACcgtggaggagcagctgcacttcATCTTCCGCCTGCTCG GGACCCCGACGGAGGAGACGTGGCCGGGCATTGGCGCCAACGCCGAGTTCCGGGCACACAAATACCCCCAGTACCCGCCCGAGGGGCTGCGGCAGCACGCGCCACG GTTGGACCAGGACGGCGCCGAcctcctggggcagctgctgcag TTCgaggggcggcggcggctgccggcGGCGGAGGCCATGGGACACCCGTTCTTCAGCTGCCTGGGGCCGCGCGTCAGCAACCTGCCCGACA CCACGTCCATCTTCGCGCTGAAGGAGATTCAGCTGCAGAAGGAGCCGGGGCTGCGCACGGGGCCCCTGCCCCCCACag GTTCTTCCGCCTTCCGGGTGCTCGACACCGAGTTCTGA